DNA from Metabacillus flavus:
AAGCCTCTTTCTTTTCTCCATAAAAACTCCCCTATTATGTATCCATTTCCTCTTATTATATCATTACGTAAACGCTCTCAAAATCTTTTGTTTGAAGGTTGTGTGAAATTAAGAAAAGCGGAGGCGGCTGTTTAGCCTTGAGAGACGGTGGAGCTTCTGACCGAAGGGCGCTCTTTGCCCTGACCGAAGAAGCGAAGCGGCCGAAAGGCTAGCCGCCGGAGCTAGACACCGAAACTAAGTCCAAAGCAGTTCTCAAAAACCCCTCTACTTTACGCACGCAGCCTGCTTCCAATTAGAAAACTGTTTTTGCTTTCCGCAATCCTTCCGGAGGATGAGCGGCTTATGACCTCGAGGGGCTAGCCGCTGGAGCCGGAAGATAAGAAAAGCGGAGGGCGCTTGCTCAGCAGTGAGAGACGGTGGAGCTTCTGACCGAGAGGCGTTCTTTGCCTCGACCGAAGAAGCGAAGGCCGAACGGCTAGCGCCCGGAGCTGGACACCATGAAAAGCGGAGGGCGCTTGCTTAGCCCTGAGAGACGGTGGAGCTTCTGACTGAGAGACGCCAAGTAAAGATGTTCTGCTAAAAGCGCGACGTCCTGTCACAACGCAGAACTGACCTGCATTGTGCAGGCCCACGACCGAAAAAGTGAATTGGCTGAACAGCTAGCGGGTGTAGAAAACCGGAGAGAGCTTTTTCGCTTTATGGACCGAAGTCATCTTTTTAATTACAACAACACAAAAATACTAAATAATACAGCCAAAACAATTCGATAATAAGCAAATGGCGTTAATCCAATTTTACCCAGAACTTTTAAAAAAGTGAAAACTGCAATTATTGCTACGATAAACGAAGTTATAAACCCTGCAGCAAATAGGGGAATATCTGCAGAGCTTAAATTTCCCCAGTTTTTCACCAAGTCAAGAGAGGTCGCCCCTGCCATTAAGGGGATAGCGATTAAAAAAGAAAATTCTGAGGCTGTTTTATAATTGGCTTTCGAAAGCAGTCCGCCTGAAATCGTCGAACCCGCCCTTGAAAATCCCGGGCAGACGGCTAAACACTGAAACAGACCTATTGTAATTGCCTGCTTATAAGTAAGTTCGTCTAAATTGGTACTGATCGGTTCCGGTCTCTTTTTTTCTGCAAAAATCATGAGAATAGCTCCTGCAACCAGTCCTACTACCACTACTTCAGGCTGGAACAGAGACTTTATTTGTTTATAAAAGACTAGACCAACGATCAAAGCAGGTAAAATGCCTAACAAAACATGAAGGGCATTGAATTTCTTTTCCTTTCTTAACAGCGGCTGGATATTAAACAAAGAAAGCAGCCGCTTCCAATACAATACTGCGATAGCAAGAATCGCTCCGAACTGAATAAATACCTCAAAAGTGGTTGCCCGCACTCCCTCAAAGCCTAATAAATGTCCGGTCAATATTAAATGTCCGGTCGAGGAAATCGGCAGAAACTCGGCCATACCCTCTACGAAGCCCATGATCATTCCTATAAATATATCGCTCATAATGATCTCCTTTTGGCTGAATCCAATTATTCGCCTTATCAAATCGCAGAAATATAAAGGATCCAAAAAACCCTCTATTTCTATCTATATACTAAAATAGAAATTTTTTCAAATAAATCCAACAAAAAAACAGCACCGTTTGAAATAACGGTGCTGCCGCTGATTTTCTTTTAAAAACCAACTTTCCCTGTCTCAGCTAGAGCACGGAGCTGTTTCACTTCATGCGGAGTAAGCTCTCTTGAGTCGCCAGTACTCAAGCCCTTTAGATCAAGGAAGGCATATGTTTCTCTTTTTAGCTTAGTCACTGGGTGACCCATTGCTTCAAACATGCGGCGCACTTGGTGGTTGCGCCCTTCATGAATGGTAATTTCTACAATGCTTGTTTCCTTCTTTTTATCAAGGGACAGCATTTTAACTTTTGCCGGAGCGGTCATTCCATCCTCGAGCGTAACGCCCTTTTCCATTGTTTTCAAAATCCCTCTTGGCGGAATTCCCTGTACTTTCGCTACATACGTTTTATCAATTTCATAACGCGGATGCATTAAAAGGTTCGCGAATTCTCCGTCATTTGTCAGCAAAATCAGACCGGACGTGTCATAATCCAATCGGCCGACCGGGTAGATCCTTTCCTGAATATACGGAAAGAAATCTGTAACGATTTTTCTGTTTTTATCATCCTGCGCTGCAGAGATTACGCCTCTTGGTTTATATAAAAGAAGATAGACGGGTGCTTCCTTTTGCAAAGGAACTCCATTCACTTCAACCCTGTCGTTTCCTGATACTTTAATTCCAAGTTCTCTTACGGTTTTTCCATTAACGGTCACTCTGCCGTCTAATATTAGCTGCTCCGCATTTCTTCTTGATGCAATTCCCGCGTGAGCAATCACTTTTTGCAATCGTTCCATACTATTCACCTCTTTGTACATCTTACTTGTTTCCCGTCCATTAAACAAGCACGCAAAGAGACAAAAATAAGCCCTGCTTCTTCAGCTGGGCTAAAATTATGGAAATAGGAGCGACACCACTACAATGGAGGCGATTACACCAATAAGGTCTGCAAGAAGACCTACTTTTAGAGCGTCTCCCATTTTCCTGATTCCCACCGCTCCAAAATAGACCGTTAAGATATACAGTGTCGTATCTGTGCTTCCCTGCATCACTGCGGCCAATCTTCCAATGTAAGAATCCGGACCGTTGCTTGATATTAAATCAGTTGTCAAACCGAGGGCAGCTGTGCCAGAAATAGGACGGATAAAAGCAAGCGGTACAATATCGGAAGGAACGCCGATTAGAGATAGAGCCGGTTTAATTAGATCCAATGTAAAATCAAGGGCCCCTGATGCTCTGAAAATCGTAATCGCCGTGAGCATTCCAACGAGAAACGGGATAATGGAGAAGGAAATTTCAATCCCCTCTTTTCCGCCTTCAACAAATGCTTCATATGTCTGAACCTTTTTGAATGTACCATATATAAGGATAAAGGCAATAATCAACGGAATAAGCCATAAGGACAGGATGCTGATCCACTCCATCAGGCTCCCCCTTTCCGCTTTCGTTTATGGTAAAAATACCGGTCAATCAGCAAAGCTCCGATTGCGGATATTATGGTAGCCATCAGCGTTGGCATAACGATGTCGGCGGGGTTTGCAGAGCCATAGGTTATTCTTACCGCTATCACCGTAGTCGGAATGAGAGTAATACTCGATGTGTTAACCGCTAAGAACGTAATCATGGACCGGCTTGCCGTGTCTTTTCCATCATTCAGTTTTTTCAGTTCCTCCATCGCTTTTATTCCGAGCGGAGTTGCGGCATTTCCAAGCCCAAACATATTCGCCATCGTATTGGAGAGGATGTACCCCATTGCCGGATGATCGGGCGGGACTTCAGGAAAAATCTTTTTAACCACCGGTCTGCACAGTTTCCCAAGCGCCTCCAGAAGGCCCGCTTTTTCAGCAATCCGCATAAGCCCCAGCCAGAATACGAGGACACTGATTAAGCCAAAAGCGATCGTCACCGCATTTTTGGCTCCTTGAAAAATGGCTGCATTCACGAGATCCATCGTCCCATTAAACAAAGCGTATACAATTCCAATGACAATCATGCCCACCCATATATAATTAACCATCCGTATTAGCCCCTGCCAGAGCGAAGAATAGGCGCTTGACGGACTCCCAGAGAGAAGCTTCCGGCTTTCTTGTATGTCCATTTTCATAATAGACCGGGACGTTCAGGACAGGTTCATCTTTTACAAAAACTTTCATAAGCCCTACAACGGAAGGAACCTTATCCGGGTCCTTCCAAGATTTTTGAGGTTTTTGCAGACTCACTTCTGTCCGGATCGAATCCTTCTCTTCATTAGTAAGCGGATAATACACGTCCCGTTGAATAAAGGCTTTATTTTGATAAAAGGTGTCATTCAGTGATCCTAAATCACCTTTAGGCTTTATTTTATATAAATCATAATGGTCAAAGCCATATTCATACATGCCGATATGATCGTTCCAGTCGTCCCCGGCATTGATGGTAACCGCAATCAGATCCAATCCATCCTTAGAGGCTGTAGTGACAAGGGTCCGCTTCGCCCGCTTTGTGTAGCCTGTTTTCCCTCCAGTACAATATTGGTATAGGCTTGTCAGCAGTTTGTTTTTGTTTTTCCAGACCCTGTCCCATTTCTCCTCCGGGTTTGGCGATTTATGTACCTTGGTCCCGGAAATTTCTTTAAAATCAGGATTGTTCATGGCATATCTCATAAGCAGCGCCATATCATAAGCAGTCGAAAAGTGATTTTCATGATCATCCAATCCATGAGGATTCGCAAATTCTGAATTAGACATGCCGATTTCTTCCGCTTTTTGATTCATTTTATATACAAAACCCTCCAGGCTCCCGCCTACGTGCTCTGCAATTGCAACAGCCGCATCGTTTCCTGATCTCAGCATTAATCCATATACAAGCTCGCGGAGTTTTATTTTCTCGCCAGCCTGCAAATATACAGAGGAACCTTCGGTGTAGACCGCCCTGGAACTGATGGTCACTTCCTCATCCAGCTTTCCGGATTCGATGGCAAGAATCGCCGTCATGATTTTTGTAATGCTCGCTATTCTCAGCTTCTCATTTTCATTTTTGGATAAAAGGACTCTGCCGGTCGCCTGCTCTATGAGAATCGCGCTTTTGGCGCTGACATTTGCCTCTTTAGACACTTCAGCTCGTGCAAATCCTGGAATCATCACTGTCAAAATAAAAACAGCGGCTATTATTTTTTTCATTCCTTTCATCTGCCTCCACGTCCCTTGTCCTTATTTGTACAAGTTTATGCGGAGGTAGATGACTTATGACATTGAAAGTTCAGCCTGAAATAAGGACCAAGGGCAAGACTTCCTGAATGGGAGGATGCATACGGAAGAAAACGGGTCCAAAAAAAAAAACAGCCCATCACAGGCTGCTCATCTCGATTGCATCATTTTAGTCCGGTAATCTGTTTCATAATATTCCAATTCTTCCCGTGTTTGCTGGAACTGACTTTCAAGTTCGGCAACCAGCTGTTTGACTGAAAGAGGAACCGGCTGTCTGAACTTAATGGAATTCTTTCCGGTATAGGCGGAACGGCTGTCTTCATACCACACATCATGCTTGGGCTGGAAAAATTCCTCGATGCACTGGTGATATACCCTGTACAGAATTTTCTCGGCCGCTGCTTTGCGGAACGGTTCGGTTTGCGTAATGATGCTGCATGCCTCAAGCCCCTCTTCACAGAATACAGTCAGGCGGCGGAAATTACTTAGCAATTCTTCATAAAAAAGACGGTCTCCAGGCTCTTCTTCAAGCATTGAATCGGTGGTTACCGAATTTAAATGCTTGGAAAGTCCGAAAACCACTGTTTTTAGAAAATCGGCTGTTTGCTCCGTTTGCAATTTTACCATTGAATTACCCAATTCTATCCACTTCCTCTCAAAGCATTCATTTTAAGCAGGCTGTCTCTGTAATCATACATATCTCATTTCTTCATGTTTCATGCTTAGTTTGCATGAAAAACTCTATATTTCTATTTATGTATACCCTGTTTGAACTAGATTAGACAAACTTACATGTTCTTCCCTTTAATAGTAACATATTTTCTGACTATTTAATCGCTTATTTAAGCTCTTCCATGGTTTGACTGAACTTTTCGAAAAACAGATCTGCTTCCTCCTGTACATTTTCATCACCGTCTTCCGGTAGAGGAGGAAGATCTTGAATGGAATTTAATCCAAAGTACTCTAAAAAATCCCCTGTGGTGCCATACAGTATGGCTCTTCCTGTACCTTCCGCTCTTCCCACTTCTTTAATAAGAGCCTTTGACACTAAGGTTTGAAGAGGCCTCTCTGTTTTTACTCCGCGTACTTCCTCGATTTCCACTCTGGTAAGCGGCTGTTTGTAAGCGACAATTGCAAGAGTTTCTAATGCAGCCTGAGAAAGCGATTGGCTCCCGGGCGTTTCTACTAATTTTTTCAGGTACGGGGCATGCTCTTTTTTAGTAGTCAGCTGATAGACACCAGCCACTTCTGCTATCTCAATTCCCCTCTCTTCCTTGTTGTACT
Protein-coding regions in this window:
- the scpB gene encoding SMC-Scp complex subunit ScpB, with protein sequence MTGIIQWKSIVEALLFAAGDEGLSVKQLMNVLEVEELIVKDIMEDLLQEYNKEERGIEIAEVAGVYQLTTKKEHAPYLKKLVETPGSQSLSQAALETLAIVAYKQPLTRVEIEEVRGVKTERPLQTLVSKALIKEVGRAEGTGRAILYGTTGDFLEYFGLNSIQDLPPLPEDGDENVQEEADLFFEKFSQTMEELK
- a CDS encoding nucleoside recognition domain-containing protein encodes the protein MVNYIWVGMIVIGIVYALFNGTMDLVNAAIFQGAKNAVTIAFGLISVLVFWLGLMRIAEKAGLLEALGKLCRPVVKKIFPEVPPDHPAMGYILSNTMANMFGLGNAATPLGIKAMEELKKLNDGKDTASRSMITFLAVNTSSITLIPTTVIAVRITYGSANPADIVMPTLMATIISAIGALLIDRYFYHKRKRKGGA
- a CDS encoding D-alanyl-D-alanine carboxypeptidase family protein; translated protein: MKGMKKIIAAVFILTVMIPGFARAEVSKEANVSAKSAILIEQATGRVLLSKNENEKLRIASITKIMTAILAIESGKLDEEVTISSRAVYTEGSSVYLQAGEKIKLRELVYGLMLRSGNDAAVAIAEHVGGSLEGFVYKMNQKAEEIGMSNSEFANPHGLDDHENHFSTAYDMALLMRYAMNNPDFKEISGTKVHKSPNPEEKWDRVWKNKNKLLTSLYQYCTGGKTGYTKRAKRTLVTTASKDGLDLIAVTINAGDDWNDHIGMYEYGFDHYDLYKIKPKGDLGSLNDTFYQNKAFIQRDVYYPLTNEEKDSIRTEVSLQKPQKSWKDPDKVPSVVGLMKVFVKDEPVLNVPVYYENGHTRKPEASLWESVKRLFFALAGANTDG
- a CDS encoding pseudouridine synthase, with product MERLQKVIAHAGIASRRNAEQLILDGRVTVNGKTVRELGIKVSGNDRVEVNGVPLQKEAPVYLLLYKPRGVISAAQDDKNRKIVTDFFPYIQERIYPVGRLDYDTSGLILLTNDGEFANLLMHPRYEIDKTYVAKVQGIPPRGILKTMEKGVTLEDGMTAPAKVKMLSLDKKKETSIVEITIHEGRNHQVRRMFEAMGHPVTKLKRETYAFLDLKGLSTGDSRELTPHEVKQLRALAETGKVGF
- a CDS encoding spore maturation protein, coding for MEWISILSLWLIPLIIAFILIYGTFKKVQTYEAFVEGGKEGIEISFSIIPFLVGMLTAITIFRASGALDFTLDLIKPALSLIGVPSDIVPLAFIRPISGTAALGLTTDLISSNGPDSYIGRLAAVMQGSTDTTLYILTVYFGAVGIRKMGDALKVGLLADLIGVIASIVVVSLLFP
- the bacA gene encoding undecaprenyl-diphosphate phosphatase yields the protein MSDIFIGMIMGFVEGMAEFLPISSTGHLILTGHLLGFEGVRATTFEVFIQFGAILAIAVLYWKRLLSLFNIQPLLRKEKKFNALHVLLGILPALIVGLVFYKQIKSLFQPEVVVVGLVAGAILMIFAEKKRPEPISTNLDELTYKQAITIGLFQCLAVCPGFSRAGSTISGGLLSKANYKTASEFSFLIAIPLMAGATSLDLVKNWGNLSSADIPLFAAGFITSFIVAIIAVFTFLKVLGKIGLTPFAYYRIVLAVLFSIFVLL
- a CDS encoding YpuI family protein codes for the protein MGNSMVKLQTEQTADFLKTVVFGLSKHLNSVTTDSMLEEEPGDRLFYEELLSNFRRLTVFCEEGLEACSIITQTEPFRKAAAEKILYRVYHQCIEEFFQPKHDVWYEDSRSAYTGKNSIKFRQPVPLSVKQLVAELESQFQQTREELEYYETDYRTKMMQSR